One Pseudorhodoplanes sinuspersici DNA segment encodes these proteins:
- a CDS encoding K+/H+ antiporter subunit F, translated as MIAAASTFALTAIAASLLLNIYRLIAGPDATDRILALDTMVINAIGLIVLAGIVFGTTIYFEAALLFAMVGFVSTVAFCKFLLRGNVIE; from the coding sequence ATGATCGCAGCCGCCTCCACTTTCGCGCTGACCGCAATCGCGGCATCGCTCCTGCTGAATATCTATCGGCTGATTGCGGGACCGGACGCGACCGACCGCATTCTGGCACTCGACACGATGGTGATCAATGCAATCGGTCTCATTGTCCTGGCAGGAATCGTGTTCGGGACCACGATATATTTCGAAGCCGCGCTCCTGTTCGCCATGGTCGGATTTGTCTCGACGGTAGCGTTCTGCAAGTTCCTGCTGCGCGGCAACGTGATCGAGTAA
- a CDS encoding Na+/H+ antiporter subunit G: MMVLVETASAVFIVIGGVFLFVGSFGLAKLPDTMRRLHGPTKATTLGIGSLLIASILFFALVQQSVGIHEILITLFLFLTAPVSANMVAKAHIFRNQGVKETLPPDAGGSGWATLTAQTESNEAVAPRSGVNNS, encoded by the coding sequence ATGATGGTATTAGTCGAAACGGCGAGCGCGGTCTTCATCGTCATTGGTGGTGTATTCCTGTTCGTCGGATCCTTCGGGCTTGCCAAGCTGCCGGATACGATGCGGCGCCTCCACGGTCCGACCAAGGCGACAACTCTGGGTATCGGCTCTTTGCTGATCGCCTCGATCCTCTTTTTCGCCTTGGTCCAGCAGTCGGTCGGCATCCACGAGATCCTGATCACGCTTTTCCTGTTTCTGACTGCGCCCGTGAGCGCCAACATGGTCGCAAAGGCACACATTTTCCGAAATCAGGGAGTAAAGGAGACATTACCCCCGGATGCGGGCGGCTCCGGCTGGGCGACTCTGACCGCTCAGACCGAATCCAATGAGGCCGTCGCACCTCGCAGCGGTGTGAACAACTCCTAA
- a CDS encoding universal stress protein: MLKRILVLLDETPSSATARDYALRLAHATGAEVAGLAGIDLSYIKVPMPGAVGAAAYKAKLEQELKTQADETLQRIRETFERECTEQNLPFTWLSFEGDPAEHLHLAAETRDIIVTGHDTAFHGDTRNELPEMLSNLLLATPRPVVLCPDERVNERDVLIAYDGSLPAMRAVQLFALLGLWRGSRIHVTSIDTDHALATRKAHHVVEYLQTHDYRAEAHPIGSNLHPSDVLRSQVIDRNIGTLVMGAYGRRGLQSFLFGSTTKSLVQTPPCPLFVYH, from the coding sequence ATGCTGAAACGCATCCTGGTCCTTTTGGATGAAACACCTTCTTCCGCAACTGCGAGGGATTATGCATTGCGTCTCGCGCATGCAACAGGAGCGGAAGTGGCCGGCCTGGCTGGCATCGATCTGAGTTACATCAAAGTACCAATGCCAGGCGCGGTCGGTGCTGCGGCCTACAAAGCCAAGCTTGAGCAAGAACTCAAGACACAGGCTGATGAAACACTTCAACGAATCCGCGAAACATTCGAGCGAGAATGCACGGAGCAGAACCTGCCTTTCACCTGGCTCTCGTTCGAAGGCGATCCAGCAGAGCACCTGCACCTTGCCGCCGAGACTCGCGATATTATCGTGACGGGGCATGACACTGCGTTTCACGGCGACACCCGCAACGAGTTGCCGGAGATGCTGTCAAATCTATTGCTGGCGACGCCGCGCCCGGTCGTCCTCTGCCCCGATGAACGAGTGAACGAAAGAGACGTGTTGATCGCTTACGATGGCAGCCTTCCAGCCATGCGCGCCGTGCAGTTGTTCGCTCTTCTCGGACTGTGGCGAGGGAGCCGCATTCACGTCACATCGATCGATACCGATCACGCATTGGCCACCCGAAAAGCGCATCATGTTGTCGAATATCTGCAGACACACGATTACCGGGCTGAGGCCCACCCTATAGGATCGAACCTTCATCCATCGGATGTCTTGCGGAGTCAGGTTATCGATCGGAATATCGGCACTCTCGTTATGGGTGCTTATGGTCGGCGAGGTTTGCAGAGCTTTTTGTTCGGCTCAACGACGAAATCGCTCGTACAAACCCCACCTTGCCCTCTCTTCGTTTATCATTGA
- a CDS encoding sodium-dependent transporter, with protein sequence MTVVVASSESRWTSTAGFALAALGSAIGLGNIWRFSYIAGENGGGAFIVVYLLAVLALGVPLLIAELAIGKATEGNAVTAFERITARMPWKWAGWLGAAASVAILSYYPVIAGWVGSYLWAYAGGDQTLLFGPNLAASFEALITNPFRVLLWSAIVIAAATTIVAAGVERGIELASKILMPFFAILVIALAGYGLQLPGAGRAIQFLFVPDWSALLEPRTYLAATGQAFFSIGLAMGILVTFGGYMKGTERLPRAALVIVAGDTCIALLAGIMIFPVVFSYGVDPAAGPTLAFVVLPEVFAALPSGRWIATAFFGLLLIAALTSMIALLEVPVAILMSKLGWQRRPASVVVAVVIFLLGIPAALSYSVLQRTSPNTAPLLDAIDHFSSNVILPLSGVAISMFVGWVWPRFCAGNAAGLTTMWLQRLWIWLLRAAVPSIIALIMIRGIQ encoded by the coding sequence ATGACGGTCGTTGTCGCCAGTTCTGAGAGCCGATGGACGTCGACTGCCGGGTTCGCCCTTGCGGCGCTGGGATCCGCCATCGGGCTGGGTAATATCTGGCGCTTCTCTTATATCGCTGGTGAGAATGGCGGGGGCGCATTCATTGTTGTTTACCTGTTGGCTGTGCTCGCTCTTGGCGTGCCACTGCTTATCGCCGAACTGGCCATCGGCAAGGCGACCGAAGGCAATGCCGTTACGGCCTTTGAGCGCATAACAGCCCGGATGCCTTGGAAATGGGCCGGATGGCTGGGGGCGGCGGCAAGTGTTGCCATCCTCAGTTACTATCCCGTCATCGCCGGGTGGGTGGGCAGCTATCTTTGGGCCTATGCGGGAGGAGATCAGACACTCCTTTTCGGACCAAATCTCGCAGCGAGTTTTGAAGCGCTCATTACCAATCCATTCCGTGTGCTGCTTTGGTCCGCGATTGTGATCGCTGCCGCCACCACAATCGTCGCAGCTGGCGTCGAGCGCGGAATAGAACTGGCCAGCAAGATCTTGATGCCGTTTTTCGCTATTCTGGTGATCGCTCTTGCAGGTTATGGACTCCAATTGCCTGGAGCAGGCCGAGCCATTCAGTTTCTGTTTGTACCGGACTGGAGCGCGCTTCTGGAGCCAAGAACCTACCTTGCTGCGACGGGTCAGGCGTTTTTCTCAATCGGTCTTGCAATGGGAATTCTTGTGACCTTTGGCGGCTACATGAAAGGGACCGAACGGCTGCCTCGGGCCGCGCTTGTCATCGTGGCTGGTGACACATGTATAGCGCTGCTCGCCGGAATCATGATTTTCCCGGTTGTCTTCTCATACGGGGTCGATCCGGCGGCCGGTCCGACGCTGGCTTTTGTTGTGCTGCCGGAGGTGTTTGCAGCGTTGCCGTCAGGACGCTGGATTGCGACGGCATTCTTCGGACTGCTTCTCATCGCAGCGTTAACGTCAATGATAGCGCTGCTCGAAGTGCCGGTTGCGATCTTGATGTCGAAGCTGGGTTGGCAGCGTCGACCTGCATCAGTTGTAGTCGCTGTTGTAATATTTTTACTCGGTATTCCTGCTGCGCTAAGTTACAGCGTTTTGCAGAGGACCTCGCCCAATACCGCACCGCTGCTCGATGCGATCGACCATTTCAGTTCGAATGTCATTCTGCCACTGAGTGGCGTTGCGATTTCAATGTTTGTTGGATGGGTGTGGCCGCGCTTCTGCGCCGGCAACGCGGCAGGCCTTACCACAATGTGGCTTCAGCGGTTATGGATCTGGTTGCTGCGTGCCGCCGTCCCGTCGATCATCGCTCTGATTATGATCCGCGGAATTCAATGA
- a CDS encoding universal stress protein — MKINAGCRQMVQFAGRQAVICRLRLRQWFCERAEMKRILVATDFSTRSDRALRRSILLARQYSADVTIIHVIDDDQPSRLLKAEEREAAGLLDDLAVTVREIDRVRCETRLVLGEPFEEIAETADVVRADVIVMGPHRRQALRDVFIGTTIERTIRHSFQPVIMANAVPAGRYDRVLVATDLSACSATAITKARELGILDHAKIAVVHALDTPVQSMTFRSSIPKDRLKEYFAEEEKRAAAELTEFLTKVGLQPSRSIVQCIELSAPETIGDCIREHKADLVVIGTHGRTGAEKFFLGSVAEEILRRSEIDVFVVPASSTSARLSQPQ; from the coding sequence ATGAAGATCAACGCAGGTTGTCGGCAAATGGTCCAGTTTGCAGGTCGTCAGGCCGTAATCTGTCGCCTTCGCCTCCGGCAATGGTTTTGCGAGAGAGCAGAAATGAAACGAATACTCGTCGCGACCGATTTCTCAACGCGTTCTGATCGTGCCTTGCGTCGGTCCATTCTGCTGGCTCGCCAGTATTCGGCCGATGTCACCATCATCCATGTAATCGACGACGACCAACCGTCCCGGTTGCTGAAAGCGGAGGAGCGGGAAGCGGCAGGCTTGCTTGACGATCTCGCCGTCACCGTCCGGGAAATCGATCGTGTGCGATGTGAGACGCGCCTGGTTCTTGGCGAACCATTTGAGGAGATTGCGGAGACGGCCGACGTCGTTCGTGCCGACGTCATTGTGATGGGACCTCACAGACGGCAAGCCTTGCGAGACGTCTTCATTGGCACCACGATCGAGCGGACGATCCGGCACAGTTTTCAACCCGTTATCATGGCGAACGCGGTTCCTGCAGGACGTTATGACCGCGTCCTTGTGGCGACAGATCTTTCGGCTTGTTCCGCCACTGCGATAACTAAGGCACGAGAACTCGGCATTCTCGATCATGCCAAAATCGCTGTGGTGCATGCACTCGACACTCCGGTACAGAGCATGACGTTCCGTTCGTCGATCCCGAAGGATCGGCTGAAGGAGTACTTTGCCGAGGAGGAAAAGCGAGCAGCAGCTGAGCTTACAGAGTTCCTGACAAAAGTTGGGTTGCAGCCAAGTCGCAGCATTGTTCAATGCATTGAGCTGTCAGCACCGGAAACGATCGGCGACTGTATCCGAGAACACAAGGCCGACCTTGTCGTGATCGGAACCCACGGTCGAACAGGGGCGGAAAAATTTTTCCTTGGAAGTGTGGCGGAGGAAATTCTGCGCAGATCGGAGATCGACGTTTTTGTCGTTCCGGCCTCTAGCACATCGGCACGCCTCAGCCAGCCTCAATAG
- a CDS encoding helix-turn-helix domain-containing protein: MLSRQFLSVRDIADLLKVGEAAVRSWIKHNDLRAVDVGREWRIAPADLEDFLRRHANRPPDNTKET; this comes from the coding sequence GTGCTAAGCCGGCAGTTTCTCTCGGTGAGAGACATCGCCGATCTTCTCAAGGTCGGCGAGGCGGCTGTGCGCTCGTGGATCAAGCATAACGACCTGCGCGCCGTGGATGTCGGACGCGAATGGCGCATCGCGCCAGCGGACCTCGAAGACTTTCTGCGGCGGCATGCCAACCGGCCGCCCGACAATACTAAGGAGACGTGA
- a CDS encoding NAD(P)-dependent alcohol dehydrogenase — protein MAQKMKAAIFVEPNRIVLDEKPVPDVGPLDALIRITTTTICGTDIHILKGEYPVARGLTIGHEPVGIIEKLGSAVQGYREGQRVIAGAITPSGHSAACLCGCYSQDGAGTKHGFKPMGGWRFGNTIDGAQAEYLLVPDAMTNLAPIPDALTDEQVLMCPDIMSTGFSGAESGRIKIGDVVAVFAQGPIGLCATAGARLLGATTIIGVDAVPARMEIARRMGADHIVDFTKVDPVEEIMRLTGGRGVDVAIEALGRQETFEAALRVLRPGGTLSSLGVYSGDLKIPLGAFHAGLGDNTIVTTLCPGGKERMRRLMEVIAAARLDTRPLVTHRFKLDRIEEAYDLFANQREGVLKVAITP, from the coding sequence ATGGCCCAGAAGATGAAGGCAGCGATTTTCGTCGAACCCAACCGCATTGTTCTCGATGAAAAGCCGGTCCCGGACGTCGGCCCTCTGGATGCGCTGATCCGCATCACCACCACGACGATCTGCGGCACTGATATCCATATCCTGAAGGGCGAATATCCGGTGGCGCGCGGCCTGACCATCGGTCATGAGCCCGTCGGCATCATTGAAAAGCTCGGCTCGGCGGTCCAGGGCTACCGGGAAGGTCAGCGCGTCATCGCTGGTGCGATCACGCCAAGCGGCCATAGCGCCGCTTGTCTCTGCGGCTGCTATTCTCAGGACGGCGCAGGCACAAAGCACGGCTTCAAGCCGATGGGCGGCTGGCGATTCGGCAATACCATCGATGGCGCGCAGGCCGAGTATCTGCTGGTGCCCGATGCCATGACAAATCTCGCTCCCATTCCGGACGCGCTCACCGACGAGCAGGTGTTGATGTGCCCCGACATTATGTCGACCGGCTTCTCCGGCGCAGAAAGTGGCAGAATCAAAATCGGCGACGTCGTCGCCGTTTTCGCTCAGGGACCGATCGGACTGTGTGCGACAGCCGGTGCACGGCTGCTGGGCGCAACGACAATCATCGGCGTGGACGCGGTTCCGGCGCGGATGGAGATTGCGCGCCGGATGGGTGCCGACCATATCGTTGACTTCACGAAGGTCGATCCAGTGGAAGAGATCATGCGCCTCACCGGTGGCCGTGGCGTCGACGTCGCTATCGAGGCGCTTGGACGGCAGGAGACTTTCGAGGCGGCGCTGCGGGTTCTTCGTCCGGGGGGAACGCTCTCCTCATTGGGTGTCTATTCAGGCGACCTGAAGATCCCGCTCGGAGCTTTCCATGCCGGGCTTGGCGACAACACGATTGTCACCACGCTCTGCCCGGGCGGGAAGGAGCGCATGCGGCGGCTGATGGAGGTTATTGCGGCGGCCCGCCTCGATACGCGCCCCCTTGTGACACACCGCTTCAAGCTCGACCGGATCGAAGAAGCATACGATCTGTTCGCCAACCAGCGTGAAGGCGTTCTCAAGGTGGCGATCACACCATAA
- a CDS encoding cation-transporting P-type ATPase produces the protein MHNATLTSKPSASSRPVDVNASLTSHDVAWHAVPADAALDALRTSVDGLSESEAARRLDIYGPNRLPQGAHRSALMRFLQQFHNLLIYVLLAAGVLAAAIGHETDALVIFAVVIANAIIGFVQEGRAEKALEAIRSMIDPHASVVRDGHRITIAADEVVPGDIVLLEAGDRVPADLRLVKARNLQIDEAILTGESVPVDKTVQAVNADAALGDRFPMAFSGTFVTAGQGTGTVVATGAATELGRISSMISAVERLATPLVRQMDQFARQITIAVLGVSILVFGYAVLVQAYQLDDAFMVVVGLAVAAIPEGLPAVMTITLAVGVQRMARRNAIIRRLPAVETLGSVSVICSDKTGTLTRNEMMVTAVVTADQVIAVEGAGYRPKGGFRTDAGELLDAAAEPILEELSLAALLCNDAQLRQSAAIWTVDGDPMEGALLSLAEKAGHDTAAARNRFVRLDEIPFDSRHRYMATLHARDGRPPVVYIKGAPERILAMCARVASLDGERPLDAESWHRKVDQLAANGQRVIALARRTMNDCICEVAPHDVEHGLTLLGLAGLIDPPRPEAIAAIAECKAAGIRVKMITGDHAKTARAIAVQLGIADDPKAVTGHELDALEETAFQKLARESTVFARTSPEHKLRLVETLQADGSVIAMTGDGVNDAPALKRADVGVAMGGKGTEAAKEASDMVLADDNFASIVAAVREGRTVYDNLTKVIAWTLPTNGGEAFTIILAILFGLTLPVTPIQILWINMITAVALGLTLAFEPTEPGAMRRPARPANQRILSGRLLWRILFVSALMVAGTFGIYNWATERGLSLETARTMAVNTLVVMEIFYLFSVRYVHGTSLTWQGILGTRAVLIGVATVVVAQFAFTYLPPMQALFGSSPVSLTDGLAIVAVGVALLMIVETEKRIAAWVMQRSESPTKTTKHRVANR, from the coding sequence ATGCACAACGCGACATTAACCTCTAAGCCGTCCGCGTCGAGCAGGCCTGTCGACGTCAATGCCTCACTGACCTCGCACGATGTCGCATGGCACGCCGTTCCGGCTGATGCCGCTCTCGACGCGCTTCGAACGAGCGTCGACGGTCTCTCCGAGAGCGAAGCAGCACGCCGTCTCGATATCTATGGTCCGAACCGCCTGCCTCAGGGTGCTCATCGCAGCGCCCTCATGCGTTTCCTGCAGCAGTTCCATAATCTGCTGATTTATGTGCTGCTGGCGGCTGGCGTTCTCGCCGCTGCGATCGGCCACGAAACGGACGCACTGGTCATCTTCGCGGTCGTAATCGCCAACGCGATCATTGGCTTCGTACAGGAGGGCCGTGCGGAAAAGGCGCTGGAGGCAATCCGGTCGATGATCGACCCACATGCTTCCGTTGTCCGGGATGGCCATCGCATAACGATCGCCGCTGACGAGGTCGTCCCGGGTGACATCGTGCTGCTTGAGGCCGGCGACCGGGTGCCGGCCGACCTGCGGCTCGTCAAGGCACGTAACCTCCAAATCGACGAGGCCATTCTCACCGGCGAATCCGTCCCCGTGGACAAGACTGTGCAAGCGGTCAACGCAGACGCCGCTCTGGGCGACCGGTTTCCAATGGCATTCTCCGGCACCTTCGTCACCGCCGGCCAGGGGACCGGAACAGTCGTAGCAACAGGCGCCGCCACCGAACTGGGCCGCATCAGTTCGATGATCAGCGCGGTAGAACGACTCGCGACGCCGCTGGTCCGACAGATGGACCAATTCGCCCGGCAGATCACCATTGCCGTGCTCGGTGTGTCGATTCTCGTCTTCGGTTATGCCGTGCTTGTGCAGGCTTATCAGCTTGACGACGCTTTTATGGTCGTCGTCGGGCTCGCGGTCGCGGCGATTCCGGAAGGTTTGCCGGCGGTGATGACCATCACCCTCGCCGTCGGGGTCCAGCGCATGGCACGCCGCAATGCCATCATCCGGCGGCTACCGGCTGTGGAGACCCTGGGCTCGGTGTCCGTGATCTGTTCAGACAAGACCGGTACGCTGACCCGCAATGAAATGATGGTCACGGCCGTGGTCACCGCCGATCAAGTGATCGCGGTCGAGGGCGCCGGTTATCGGCCCAAAGGCGGCTTCCGCACCGATGCCGGCGAGTTACTCGATGCGGCCGCCGAGCCTATATTGGAAGAGCTGTCGCTCGCCGCTCTGTTGTGTAACGACGCACAGCTCCGGCAATCTGCTGCGATCTGGACCGTCGACGGCGATCCGATGGAAGGCGCACTGCTCTCCCTGGCCGAGAAGGCCGGCCATGACACCGCTGCGGCGCGGAACCGCTTCGTCCGTCTCGACGAAATACCGTTCGACTCGCGCCACCGCTACATGGCAACGCTCCACGCCCGCGATGGCCGGCCGCCGGTCGTATACATCAAAGGCGCTCCTGAACGTATCCTCGCGATGTGCGCCCGGGTGGCGTCCCTCGACGGCGAACGCCCTCTCGACGCGGAGTCCTGGCACAGGAAGGTCGATCAGCTCGCCGCGAACGGCCAGCGCGTCATCGCGCTCGCGCGCCGCACAATGAACGACTGCATTTGCGAAGTCGCGCCGCACGATGTCGAACACGGCCTCACCCTGCTCGGTCTGGCGGGCCTGATCGACCCGCCGCGTCCAGAAGCCATTGCAGCGATCGCCGAATGCAAGGCGGCCGGCATCCGGGTCAAGATGATCACAGGCGACCACGCCAAGACCGCCCGCGCCATCGCCGTTCAGCTCGGTATCGCCGATGATCCGAAGGCCGTTACGGGTCATGAACTTGACGCCCTTGAGGAGACAGCCTTCCAAAAGCTCGCGCGGGAATCGACTGTCTTTGCTCGTACCAGCCCCGAGCACAAACTGCGGCTGGTGGAAACTCTTCAGGCTGATGGCTCGGTCATCGCCATGACGGGAGACGGCGTGAATGACGCCCCTGCATTGAAGCGCGCCGACGTCGGCGTTGCCATGGGCGGCAAGGGCACCGAGGCCGCCAAGGAAGCGAGCGATATGGTGCTCGCCGACGATAATTTCGCGTCGATCGTTGCAGCCGTCCGCGAGGGGCGGACTGTCTACGACAATCTCACCAAGGTGATCGCCTGGACACTGCCGACCAATGGCGGCGAGGCCTTCACCATCATCCTCGCCATTCTGTTCGGCCTCACCTTGCCGGTGACGCCCATACAAATTCTCTGGATCAACATGATTACAGCGGTTGCCCTTGGTCTGACCCTGGCGTTCGAGCCGACCGAACCAGGCGCCATGCGCCGCCCTGCACGCCCCGCTAACCAGAGAATCCTGTCGGGCCGTCTGCTATGGCGCATCCTGTTCGTCTCCGCCCTGATGGTCGCCGGCACTTTCGGTATCTACAACTGGGCGACGGAACGCGGCCTGTCGCTCGAAACCGCCCGCACGATGGCTGTCAACACACTGGTGGTCATGGAGATCTTCTATCTCTTCAGTGTGCGCTATGTTCATGGCACGTCCCTCACCTGGCAGGGCATCCTTGGCACGCGCGCCGTTCTCATCGGTGTCGCGACCGTCGTCGTCGCGCAGTTCGCCTTCACCTATCTGCCGCCGATGCAGGCGCTCTTCGGCAGCAGCCCGGTCAGCCTTACCGACGGGCTGGCGATCGTTGCGGTCGGCGTCGCTCTTCTGATGATCGTCGAAACTGAAAAACGCATTGCCGCTTGGGTTATGCAGCGCTCAGAAAGCCCAACGAAGACAACGAAACACAGGGTGGCTAATCGATAA
- a CDS encoding LLM class flavin-dependent oxidoreductase, producing the protein MKKIGFLSFGHWTPSPHSQTRSASDALLQSIDLAVAAEELGADGAYFRVHHFARQLASPFPLLAAVGAKTGRIEIGTAVIDMRYENPLYMAEDAGAADLIAGGRLQLGISRGSPEQVIDGWRYFGYQPPEGQSDADMARRHTEVFLDVLQGKGFAKPNPRPMFPNPPGLLRVEPHSEGLRDRIWWGAATNATAQWAAKLGMNLQSSTLKIDESGKPFHIQQAEQIRLFRAAWKEAGHAREPRVSVSRSIFALVDDRDRMYFGRDQSEDHIGFLSETERAIFGRSYAAEPDVLIKQLAEDEAIAEADTLLLTVPNQLGVDYNAHVIEAILTTVAPALGWR; encoded by the coding sequence ATGAAAAAAATCGGCTTCCTGTCATTCGGGCACTGGACACCCTCGCCCCACTCGCAGACACGATCCGCGTCCGACGCGCTCTTGCAATCCATCGATCTGGCTGTTGCGGCGGAAGAGCTGGGTGCAGACGGCGCATATTTCCGTGTGCATCACTTCGCCCGCCAGCTCGCCTCGCCGTTTCCGCTACTGGCGGCGGTCGGCGCGAAGACCGGCCGCATCGAGATCGGAACGGCGGTTATCGACATGCGATACGAGAATCCGCTGTATATGGCCGAAGACGCTGGCGCGGCCGACCTCATTGCCGGCGGACGCTTGCAGCTCGGCATCAGCCGCGGCTCACCAGAACAGGTCATCGATGGCTGGCGCTATTTCGGCTATCAGCCGCCGGAGGGCCAAAGCGATGCCGACATGGCAAGGCGTCACACCGAGGTGTTTCTCGATGTGCTGCAAGGCAAAGGCTTTGCCAAGCCGAATCCACGACCGATGTTTCCAAACCCGCCCGGCTTGCTGCGTGTCGAGCCACATTCGGAGGGCTTGCGCGACCGGATCTGGTGGGGCGCCGCCACCAACGCCACCGCGCAGTGGGCGGCAAAGCTCGGCATGAATCTTCAAAGCTCAACACTGAAGATCGACGAAAGCGGAAAACCGTTTCACATCCAGCAAGCGGAGCAGATCCGGCTATTCCGTGCGGCGTGGAAAGAAGCAGGGCATGCGCGCGAACCGCGCGTGTCGGTGAGCCGCAGCATCTTCGCATTGGTTGACGATCGCGATCGCATGTATTTTGGACGCGATCAGAGCGAGGACCACATCGGCTTCCTGAGCGAAACCGAGCGCGCCATCTTCGGCCGCAGCTACGCCGCCGAGCCGGATGTCCTCATCAAGCAGCTGGCGGAAGACGAGGCCATCGCCGAGGCCGACACGCTGCTCCTCACCGTGCCCAATCAGCTCGGCGTCGACTACAACGCGCATGTCATCGAGGCGATCCTGACGACCGTCGCGCCTGCACTCGGCTGGCGCTGA
- a CDS encoding DUF427 domain-containing protein produces MKTPDNSHPITITPAEHRVRITHGGQVIADTRRALALKEASYPVVHYIPREDVDMSLLNRTEHSTHCPYKGDAAYYTIEAGDHTAANAIWTYEAPFSAVAEIEGHLAFYPQRVDSIALLPLKD; encoded by the coding sequence ATGAAAACTCCCGATAACAGCCATCCAATCACGATTACGCCGGCCGAACACCGGGTGCGGATCACCCATGGCGGCCAGGTCATCGCCGACACGCGCCGCGCCCTGGCCCTGAAGGAAGCCTCCTATCCGGTCGTCCACTACATCCCACGGGAGGACGTCGATATGAGCCTGCTGAACCGCACGGAGCACTCGACCCATTGCCCCTACAAGGGCGATGCGGCTTACTACACCATCGAAGCCGGAGACCACACGGCTGCCAATGCCATCTGGACTTACGAGGCACCTTTCTCCGCGGTCGCTGAAATTGAAGGGCACCTTGCCTTTTATCCGCAACGGGTCGATTCCATTGCGCTGCTGCCATTGAAGGACTGA
- a CDS encoding DUF3108 domain-containing protein, which translates to MRLALIRTCCGPASLILALACIASPAYAQGQFDARYTLSVNSFPLGKFTWRAQISASEYSANAVGRASGIFSMLLSGEGTVSVKGIVKDGRLQSSSYVSAFTRDKEKAGVTMLVDAGRVRDLKIDETDPDMDRIPVTDAHKQDIADPLTALLIPAPSGDPVAATGCERKLSIFDGRRRFDLALSFRRNDKAMPEKGYTGPALVCAVKFTPIAGHRASSPLLTFLIEGRDIEIWFVPVSGTRVLAPVRLSIASGIGTMLLRADQFETATGLASGRL; encoded by the coding sequence ATGCGTCTGGCGCTGATAAGGACCTGCTGCGGACCTGCGAGCCTGATTCTCGCGCTGGCATGCATTGCATCGCCAGCTTACGCACAAGGTCAATTCGACGCGCGCTACACATTGTCAGTCAACAGCTTCCCACTCGGTAAATTCACCTGGCGGGCTCAGATCAGCGCTTCGGAATACAGCGCCAATGCGGTCGGACGCGCGAGCGGCATCTTCAGCATGCTGCTCAGCGGTGAAGGCACGGTATCGGTCAAGGGCATTGTGAAGGATGGCCGCCTACAGTCTTCGAGCTACGTATCGGCCTTCACGCGCGACAAGGAAAAGGCCGGCGTGACGATGCTGGTCGATGCCGGACGCGTGCGCGATCTGAAGATCGACGAAACCGATCCGGATATGGATCGCATTCCCGTCACCGATGCGCACAAACAGGATATCGCCGATCCGCTGACCGCTTTGCTCATTCCCGCCCCTTCCGGCGATCCGGTTGCGGCAACAGGCTGCGAGCGCAAACTCTCGATCTTCGATGGACGCAGGCGTTTCGATCTCGCCTTGTCCTTTCGCCGCAACGACAAGGCGATGCCCGAGAAAGGCTATACGGGCCCGGCGCTTGTCTGCGCCGTTAAATTCACGCCGATCGCCGGGCACCGCGCCTCAAGCCCGCTGCTCACCTTCCTGATCGAAGGACGCGATATCGAAATCTGGTTCGTGCCGGTTTCCGGCACGCGTGTGCTCGCGCCGGTGCGGCTTTCGATTGCGAGCGGGATCGGCACCATGCTGTTGCGTGCCGATCAATTCGAGACCGCGACAGGGCTGGCATCAGGCAGACTGTAA